In one window of Henckelia pumila isolate YLH828 chromosome 1, ASM3356847v2, whole genome shotgun sequence DNA:
- the LOC140875804 gene encoding uncharacterized protein codes for MEAAGAFSRQSVEPIDEASENLFQKRRCCFFFQINSSPSPASGLAWWQKMRATESPSGDSLWSRGVGFLKKIREFSEIVAGPRWKTFIRRFNRNSGRSGSGKHVNVQYDPLSYAMNFDEGPGQNGQFDDDGEDGYFSRNFSSRYAKGSMDLGKEGVTFV; via the coding sequence ATGGAGGCTGCTGGTGCGTTCTCGCGCCAAAGCGTGGAGCCAATCGACGAGGCATCGGAGAATCTCTTCCAGAAGCGCCGCTGCTGTTTCTTCTTCCAAATAAACTCCTCCCCGTCCCCAGCCTCCGGATTGGCGTGGTGGCAGAAGATGCGGGCGACCGAGAGCCCTTCCGGAGATTCGCTTTGGTCCCGTGGAGTGGGCTTCCTGAAGAAGATCCGAGAGTTTTCGGAGATCGTGGCTGGTCCGAGGTGGAAGACCTTCATACGCCGGTTCAATCGGAATAGCGGTAGAAGCGGGAGCGGGAAGCACGTGAATGTACAGTACGACCCATTGAGTTACGCCATGAACTTCGACGAGGGGCCGGGCCAAAACGGTCAATTCGATGACGACGGAGAGGACGGGTACTTCTCGCGGAATTTCTCTTCTAGATACGCCAAGGGTTCCATGGATCTCGGCAAGGAAGGTGTCACCTTCGTTTAA